From the genome of Streptomyces sp. NBC_01260, one region includes:
- the prcB gene encoding proteasome subunit beta: MEANTRSTGRLPAAFLTPGSSSFMDFLTDQSPGMLPGNRQLPPMKGAIEAPHGTTIVAASFPGGVVLAGDRRATMGSMIAQRNIEKVFPADEYSAVGIAGTAGLAVEMVKLFQLELEHFEKVEGAQLSLEGKANRLSTMIRSNLAMAMQGLAVVPLFAGYDVDRERGRIFSYDVTGGRSEEQGYASTGSGSIFARTSMKKLYREDLTEEQTLTLVVQALYDAADDDSATGGPDVARRIYPIITVITDEGFRKLTETESSEIARSILERRLVEPDGPRAELL, from the coding sequence GTGGAAGCCAACACTCGTAGCACCGGGCGTCTACCAGCTGCCTTCCTGACGCCCGGGTCCTCTTCCTTCATGGACTTCCTGACCGACCAGTCGCCCGGGATGCTGCCGGGCAATCGGCAGCTGCCGCCCATGAAGGGGGCCATCGAGGCTCCGCACGGGACCACCATCGTCGCGGCGTCGTTCCCCGGCGGCGTGGTCCTGGCGGGTGACCGGCGGGCGACCATGGGCAGCATGATCGCGCAGCGCAACATCGAGAAGGTGTTCCCGGCCGACGAGTACTCGGCGGTCGGTATCGCCGGTACCGCCGGTCTGGCCGTGGAGATGGTCAAGCTCTTCCAGCTGGAGCTGGAGCACTTCGAGAAGGTCGAGGGCGCCCAGCTCTCCCTGGAGGGCAAGGCGAACCGGCTCTCCACGATGATCCGGAGCAATCTGGCGATGGCCATGCAGGGTCTTGCCGTGGTGCCGCTCTTCGCCGGCTACGACGTCGACCGTGAGCGGGGCCGGATCTTCTCGTACGACGTCACCGGAGGCCGTTCCGAGGAGCAGGGGTACGCGTCCACCGGCTCCGGGTCGATCTTCGCCCGCACCTCCATGAAGAAGCTCTACCGCGAGGACCTGACGGAGGAGCAGACACTCACTCTGGTCGTACAGGCCTTGTACGACGCGGCGGACGACGATTCGGCGACCGGCGGTCCCGACGTGGCCCGGCGTATCTATCCGATCATCACCGTCATCACGGACGAGGGTTTCCGGAAGCTGACCGAGACGGAATCCTCCGAGATCGCCCGCTCGATTCTGGAACGACGGCTCGTCGAGCCCGACGGCCCGCGCGCCGAGCTGCTCTGA
- the arc gene encoding proteasome ATPase produces the protein MAAHDDDINRGIRPGRGSDDPAGQVAYLEQEIAVLRRKLADSPRHTRILEERIVEFQTNLAGVSAQNERLASTLREARDQIVALKEEVDRLAQPPAGFGVFLQGNEDGTCDIFTGGRKLRVNISPSVELDDLRRGQEVMLNEALNVVDAMEFERAGDIVTLKEILEDGERALVLGHTDEERVVRLAEPLLDITIRPGDALLLEPRSGYVYEVVPKSEVEELVLEEVPDIDYDKIGGLGDQIELIRDAVELPYLHPDLFREHELRPPKGILLYGPPGCGKTLIAKAVANSLAKKVAEVTGQPTGKSYFLNIKGPELLNKYVGETERHIRLVFQRAREKASEGTPVIVFFDEMESLFRTRGSGVSSDVENTIVPQLLAEIDGVEGLENVIVIGASNREDMIDPAILRPGRLDVKIKIERPDAEAAKDIFAKYLTPSLPLHADDLAEHTGSKEAAAHAMIQSVVERMYTESEENRFLEVTYANGDKEVLYFKDFNSGAMIQNIVDRAKKMAIKAFLDQGQKGLRVSHLLQACVDEFKENEDLPNTTNPDDWARISGKKGERIVFIRTLVTGKQGADTGRSIDTVANTGQYL, from the coding sequence GTGGCAGCCCACGACGACGACATCAACCGCGGCATCCGGCCCGGGCGGGGGTCCGATGACCCAGCCGGCCAGGTCGCCTATCTCGAGCAGGAAATCGCCGTCCTGCGACGTAAGCTCGCCGACTCTCCGCGCCATACGAGGATTCTCGAAGAGCGGATCGTCGAGTTCCAGACCAACCTCGCAGGCGTGTCCGCTCAGAACGAGCGGCTCGCCAGCACACTCCGCGAGGCCCGCGACCAGATCGTGGCCCTCAAGGAAGAGGTCGACCGGCTGGCACAGCCACCGGCCGGTTTCGGTGTGTTCCTGCAAGGCAACGAGGACGGTACCTGCGACATCTTCACCGGGGGCCGCAAGCTCCGGGTGAACATCAGTCCCAGCGTTGAGCTCGATGACCTCCGGCGCGGCCAGGAAGTCATGCTCAACGAAGCGCTCAACGTGGTCGACGCCATGGAATTCGAGCGCGCCGGGGACATCGTCACCCTCAAGGAGATCCTTGAGGACGGCGAACGAGCCCTGGTGCTCGGGCACACCGACGAGGAACGGGTGGTGCGGCTCGCCGAGCCGTTGCTGGACATCACCATCCGGCCCGGCGACGCCCTGCTGCTCGAACCCAGGTCCGGCTACGTCTACGAAGTCGTTCCCAAGAGCGAGGTCGAAGAGCTCGTCCTCGAAGAAGTCCCGGACATCGACTACGACAAGATCGGCGGACTGGGCGACCAGATCGAGCTGATCCGCGACGCGGTCGAGCTCCCCTATCTGCACCCAGACCTCTTCAGGGAGCACGAACTGCGGCCGCCGAAGGGCATCCTGCTCTACGGCCCGCCCGGCTGCGGCAAGACACTCATTGCCAAGGCCGTCGCCAACTCCCTGGCGAAGAAGGTCGCGGAAGTCACCGGTCAGCCCACCGGCAAGAGCTACTTCCTCAACATCAAGGGTCCCGAGCTCCTCAACAAGTACGTCGGTGAGACCGAGCGCCACATCCGCCTGGTCTTCCAGCGTGCCCGCGAGAAGGCGAGTGAGGGCACCCCCGTCATCGTCTTCTTCGACGAGATGGAGTCCCTCTTCCGTACCCGGGGATCCGGCGTCAGCTCGGACGTGGAGAACACCATCGTCCCCCAGCTGCTCGCCGAGATCGACGGTGTCGAGGGCCTGGAGAACGTCATCGTCATCGGCGCCTCCAACCGCGAGGACATGATCGACCCCGCGATCCTGCGACCGGGCCGTCTCGATGTGAAGATCAAGATCGAGCGTCCGGACGCGGAGGCCGCGAAGGACATCTTCGCGAAGTACCTCACGCCTTCGCTGCCCCTGCACGCGGACGATCTCGCCGAGCACACCGGCTCCAAGGAAGCCGCCGCGCACGCCATGATCCAGTCGGTCGTCGAGCGGATGTACACCGAGTCCGAGGAGAACCGCTTCCTCGAGGTCACGTACGCCAACGGCGACAAGGAGGTCCTGTACTTCAAGGACTTCAACTCCGGCGCGATGATCCAGAACATCGTCGACCGGGCCAAGAAGATGGCCATCAAGGCCTTCCTCGACCAGGGCCAGAAGGGCCTTCGCGTCTCCCATCTCCTCCAGGCCTGTGTGGACGAGTTCAAGGAGAACGAGGACCTGCCGAACACCACCAACCCGGACGACTGGGCCAGGATCTCCGGCAAGAAGGGTGAGCGGATCGTCTTCATCCGCACACTCGTCACCGGAAAGCAGGGCGCGGACACCGGGCGGTCCATCGACACGGTGGCAAACACCGGGCAGTACCTGTAG
- the prcA gene encoding proteasome subunit alpha, giving the protein MSTPFYVSPQQAMADRAEYARKGIARGRSLVVLQYTDGIVFVGENPSRALHKFSEIYDRIGFAAAGKYNEYENLRIGGVRYADLRGYTYDRDDVTARGLANVYAQTLGTIFSSAAEKPYEVELVVAEVGAAADGDQIYRLPHDGSIVDEHGSVAVGGNAEQISTFLDQRHRDGMSLAEALKLAVQALSRDPNGSEREIPAERLEVAVLDRTRPQQRKFKRIVGRQLARLLEADGAGSTPTDAPSDTEDGDDTAAATTDAGKPSGKSGEKKAATDSNGSTDSTDSTDSTDSTDSKDSGGDVE; this is encoded by the coding sequence GTGTCGACGCCGTTCTATGTCTCACCTCAGCAGGCCATGGCCGACCGGGCGGAATACGCCCGGAAGGGCATCGCCCGTGGTCGCAGCCTGGTTGTGCTGCAGTACACCGACGGCATTGTGTTCGTCGGCGAGAACCCGTCCCGTGCGCTGCACAAGTTCAGCGAGATCTATGACCGGATCGGTTTCGCCGCCGCCGGTAAGTACAACGAGTACGAGAATCTCCGCATCGGCGGTGTGCGTTATGCCGATCTGCGCGGATACACCTATGACCGTGACGACGTGACGGCCCGTGGACTGGCGAATGTCTACGCGCAGACGCTCGGCACCATCTTCTCCAGTGCGGCCGAGAAGCCGTACGAGGTGGAGCTGGTGGTCGCCGAGGTGGGCGCGGCGGCGGACGGCGACCAGATCTACCGGCTGCCGCACGACGGTTCGATCGTGGACGAGCACGGCTCGGTCGCCGTCGGTGGGAACGCGGAGCAGATCAGCACCTTCCTGGACCAGCGGCACCGTGACGGGATGTCGCTCGCCGAGGCGCTGAAGCTGGCGGTGCAGGCGCTGTCCCGCGATCCCAACGGCAGTGAGCGGGAGATCCCCGCGGAGCGGCTGGAGGTCGCGGTCCTGGATCGCACGAGGCCGCAGCAGCGCAAGTTCAAGCGGATCGTCGGCCGGCAGCTGGCCCGGCTGCTGGAGGCGGACGGCGCCGGCTCGACGCCGACGGACGCCCCCTCGGACACGGAGGACGGCGACGACACCGCCGCGGCGACGACGGACGCCGGTAAGCCGAGCGGCAAGTCGGGCGAGAAGAAGGCCGCCACCGACTCCAACGGTTCCACCGACTCCACCGACTCCACCGACTCCACCGACTCCACCGACTCCAAGGATTCCGGTGGGGACGTGGAATAG
- a CDS encoding LacI family DNA-binding transcriptional regulator: protein MTSPAQPAPPRPTSRDVARAAGVSQATVSLVLGDKWRGRVSEATADRVREAAHGLGYRPNLAARNLRLGRTRTALLVVPALTNEFFARVYTGAAAVAAEHGFGVVLYPSPDGTGPARDPFASARTALDGVIASSMAADALGALHGADLPLVMLDSDPSAPGPAARVNLDVADGMRQVTEHLLALGHRRFIHLASAIDTWTFAVRAGAVHDALRGVPGTDVRTVPAALDVRAGREAAERALALPGPRPTAIVCDDDILAAGACKAARRLGLRVPDDLSVTGFDDLALATAVEPELTTVRLPAEQVGERGMSALLAVLEGRTAETGSLPVRLVVRGSSAPPPTGRRS from the coding sequence GTGACCAGCCCAGCACAGCCCGCCCCGCCCCGGCCCACCAGCCGTGACGTGGCGCGGGCCGCCGGCGTCTCCCAGGCCACCGTCTCGCTGGTCCTCGGTGACAAGTGGCGCGGCCGGGTCTCCGAGGCCACCGCGGACCGCGTGCGGGAGGCCGCCCACGGCCTCGGCTACCGGCCGAATCTCGCCGCCCGCAATCTGCGCCTGGGCCGCACCAGGACCGCCCTGCTGGTCGTCCCGGCCCTCACCAACGAGTTCTTCGCCCGGGTATACACCGGGGCCGCCGCGGTAGCCGCGGAACACGGCTTCGGTGTCGTCCTCTACCCCTCGCCCGACGGCACCGGCCCCGCCCGGGACCCCTTCGCCTCGGCCCGCACGGCACTCGACGGGGTGATCGCCTCGTCCATGGCCGCCGACGCGCTGGGCGCCCTGCACGGGGCCGATCTGCCCCTGGTCATGCTCGACAGCGATCCCTCGGCCCCGGGTCCGGCGGCCCGGGTCAACCTCGATGTCGCCGACGGGATGCGCCAGGTGACGGAGCACCTGCTCGCTCTCGGCCACCGCCGCTTCATCCACCTCGCCTCGGCCATCGACACCTGGACGTTCGCGGTCCGTGCCGGAGCCGTCCACGACGCCCTGCGCGGCGTGCCCGGCACCGATGTGCGCACCGTGCCGGCGGCGCTGGACGTACGGGCCGGCCGCGAGGCCGCGGAACGCGCGCTGGCCCTTCCCGGGCCCCGCCCCACCGCCATCGTCTGCGACGACGACATCCTGGCCGCGGGCGCCTGCAAGGCCGCCCGCCGGCTCGGGCTGCGGGTGCCGGACGACCTCTCGGTGACGGGCTTCGACGATCTGGCCCTGGCCACGGCCGTGGAGCCGGAACTCACCACCGTGCGGCTGCCGGCCGAGCAGGTCGGCGAGCGCGGCATGAGCGCCCTGCTGGCCGTTCTGGAGGGACGCACGGCCGAAACCGGCAGCCTCCCGGTGCGCCTGGTCGTCCGAGGCTCGTCCGCTCCCCCGCCCACGGGCCGGCGCTCATGA
- the dop gene encoding depupylase/deamidase Dop — protein MTVRRVMGIETEYGISVPGHPNANAMLTSSQIVNAYAAAMHRARRARWDFEEENPLRDARGFDLARETADSSQLTDEDIGLANVILTNGARLYVDHAHPEYSSPEITNPRDAVLWDKAGERIMAEAAERAAQLPGAQPIHLYKNNTDNKGASYGTHENYLMKRETPFSDIVRHLTPFFVSRQVVTGAGRVGIGQDGHEHGFQISQRADYFEVEVGLETTLKRPIINTRDEPHSDAEKYRRLHVIIGDANLSEISTYLKLGTTSLVLSMIEDGFINVDLAVDQPVRTLHQVSHDPDLQQLITLRSGRTLTAVQLQMEYFELGRKYVEERYGADADEQTRDILIRWEDTLNRLENDPMSLSGELDWVAKRKLMEGYRQRDNLDWDAARLHLVDLQYADVRAEKGLYNRLAARGRMKRLLDENEVEQARTAPPEDTRAYFRGRCLDQYADDVAAASWDSVIFDLPGHDSLQRVPTMEPLRGTREHVKDLLDRCRTAEELVRVLSGG, from the coding sequence ATGACCGTACGGCGAGTAATGGGCATCGAGACCGAGTACGGGATCTCCGTGCCCGGCCACCCCAACGCCAATGCCATGCTCACCTCGTCCCAGATCGTCAACGCCTACGCGGCGGCGATGCACCGGGCGCGCCGCGCCCGCTGGGACTTCGAGGAGGAGAACCCGCTGCGTGACGCGCGAGGCTTCGACCTCGCCCGCGAGACCGCCGACTCCAGCCAGCTCACGGACGAGGACATCGGCCTGGCCAATGTCATCCTCACCAACGGGGCACGGCTCTACGTCGACCACGCGCACCCCGAGTACAGCTCCCCGGAGATCACCAACCCCAGGGACGCCGTCCTCTGGGACAAGGCCGGCGAGCGCATCATGGCCGAGGCCGCCGAACGCGCGGCCCAGCTGCCCGGCGCCCAGCCGATCCACCTCTACAAGAACAACACCGACAACAAGGGCGCCTCGTACGGGACGCACGAGAACTATCTGATGAAGCGGGAGACCCCGTTCTCGGACATCGTGCGCCATCTGACCCCGTTCTTCGTCTCGCGCCAGGTCGTCACCGGAGCGGGACGGGTCGGAATCGGCCAGGACGGCCACGAGCACGGCTTCCAGATCAGCCAGCGCGCCGACTACTTCGAGGTCGAGGTCGGCCTGGAGACCACGCTCAAGCGCCCGATCATCAACACCCGCGACGAGCCCCACTCGGACGCCGAGAAGTACCGCCGGCTGCATGTGATCATCGGCGACGCGAATCTCTCGGAGATCTCCACCTATCTCAAGCTGGGCACCACCTCGCTGGTCCTCTCCATGATCGAGGACGGCTTCATCAACGTCGACCTGGCCGTCGACCAGCCGGTGCGCACGCTGCACCAGGTCTCCCACGACCCGGATCTCCAGCAGCTGATCACTCTGCGCAGCGGGCGGACACTCACCGCTGTGCAGCTCCAGATGGAGTACTTCGAGCTCGGCCGCAAGTACGTCGAGGAGCGGTACGGGGCGGACGCCGACGAGCAGACAAGGGACATCCTGATCCGCTGGGAGGACACGCTCAACCGGCTGGAGAACGATCCGATGAGCCTGTCGGGCGAGCTGGACTGGGTCGCCAAGCGGAAGCTCATGGAGGGCTACCGCCAGCGCGACAACCTCGACTGGGACGCGGCCCGCCTGCATCTGGTGGACCTCCAGTACGCCGACGTACGGGCCGAGAAGGGCCTCTACAACCGTCTGGCGGCCCGCGGCAGGATGAAGCGCCTGCTGGACGAGAACGAGGTCGAGCAGGCCCGTACAGCGCCTCCGGAGGACACCAGGGCGTATTTCCGCGGCCGCTGCCTGGACCAGTACGCGGACGACGTCGCGGCGGCCTCCTGGGATTCGGTCATCTTCGATCTTCCGGGTCACGACTCGTTGCAGCGGGTGCCCACCATGGAACCGCTCCGGGGCACCCGTGAGCACGTCAAGGACCTCCTGGACCGCTGTCGTACCGCGGAAGAGCTGGTCCGGGTGCTGTCGGGCGGCTGA
- the pafA gene encoding Pup--protein ligase, whose amino-acid sequence MDRRIFGLENEYGVTCTFRGQRRLSPDEVARYLFRRVVSWGRSSNVFLRNGARLYLDVGSHPEYATPECDNLTELVTHDKAGERILEGLLVDAERRLHEEGIAGDVYLFKNNTDSAGNSYGCHENYLVARHGEFSRLADILIPFLVTRQLICGAGKVLQTPRGAVYCVSQRAEHIWEGVSSATTRSRPIINTRDEPHADAERYRRLHVIVGDSNMSETTMLLKVGATDLVLRMIEAGTVMRDLTLENPIRAIREVSHDITGQRKVRLASGREASAIEVQREYYEKAVDFVDRRGIRTGNVEKVLELWGRTLDAIEAEDLDRIGTEIDWVMKYKLIERYRAKHNMTMSNPRVAQIDLAYHDIHRRRGLYYLLERKGQAARICNDLKIFEGKSVPPQTTRARLRGDFIRRAQEQRRDFTVDWVHLKLNDQAQRTVLCKDPFRSVDDRVEKLIAGM is encoded by the coding sequence ATGGACCGCCGCATTTTCGGGCTGGAGAACGAGTACGGCGTCACGTGCACGTTCAGGGGACAGCGCCGACTGTCTCCTGATGAAGTGGCGCGCTACCTCTTCCGCCGTGTTGTGTCATGGGGCCGCAGCAGCAATGTCTTTCTGCGGAACGGCGCCCGCCTCTACCTCGACGTGGGATCGCATCCGGAATATGCAACCCCCGAATGCGACAATCTGACCGAGCTGGTCACTCACGACAAGGCCGGCGAGCGCATTCTCGAAGGCCTGCTTGTCGACGCCGAACGCCGTCTGCACGAGGAGGGAATCGCGGGCGACGTCTATCTCTTCAAGAACAACACCGACTCGGCTGGAAACTCCTACGGATGTCATGAGAACTACCTCGTGGCCCGGCACGGAGAATTCTCCCGGCTCGCGGACATCCTCATTCCCTTCCTCGTCACGAGGCAGCTGATCTGCGGTGCCGGCAAGGTGCTGCAGACCCCGCGGGGCGCCGTCTACTGCGTCAGCCAGCGTGCCGAGCACATCTGGGAGGGCGTCAGTTCCGCGACGACACGCTCGCGTCCGATCATCAACACCAGGGACGAACCGCACGCGGACGCCGAGCGGTACCGCCGCCTCCACGTCATCGTCGGCGACTCCAACATGTCCGAGACGACCATGCTGCTCAAGGTCGGCGCGACCGACCTGGTGCTCCGCATGATCGAGGCGGGCACGGTGATGCGGGATCTGACCCTGGAGAACCCCATCCGGGCGATCCGGGAGGTCAGTCACGACATCACGGGGCAGCGCAAGGTGCGCCTCGCCAGTGGCCGCGAGGCATCCGCCATCGAGGTGCAGCGCGAGTACTACGAGAAGGCCGTGGACTTCGTCGACCGCCGCGGCATCCGTACGGGCAACGTCGAGAAGGTCCTCGAACTGTGGGGCCGTACGCTCGACGCGATCGAGGCCGAGGACCTCGACCGGATCGGTACCGAGATCGACTGGGTCATGAAGTACAAGCTCATCGAGCGCTACCGGGCCAAGCACAACATGACCATGTCGAATCCGCGGGTCGCTCAGATAGACCTCGCCTACCACGACATCCATCGCCGCCGCGGTCTGTACTACCTCCTTGAGCGCAAGGGTCAGGCGGCCCGCATCTGCAACGACCTGAAGATCTTCGAGGGCAAGTCGGTGCCCCCGCAGACCACCAGGGCGCGGCTGCGCGGCGACTTCATCCGGCGGGCCCAGGAGCAGCGGCGGGACTTCACCGTCGACTGGGTCCACCTCAAGCTCAACGACCAGGCGCAGCGGACGGTGCTGTGCAAGGACCCGTTCCGTTCCGTGGACGACCGAGTGGAGAAGCTGATCGCGGGTATGTGA
- a CDS encoding MFS transporter — MAAGYLDILRARHAARLLTGTLVGRLPNGTAPIAIVLFTRAEGGSYALAGALAAVYGLGTAVGQPLLGRAVDLYGQPRVQLPAAVLSALGMALLAVAGFGSLPLAYGAVALAGVATPPLEGGLRALWPTVLGSEDRVHRAYAMDAVAQEVMFTVGPLLVTLLVSLWSPAAALLVINAIGVLGALSVVLSEPSRTWRSAPREAHWLGALRSPGLLALLGSFFFVGLALGSITVAGVAYADDQGRESVYGWLMAALGLGALIGGAVYGARQWSGPPERRLRVIVALLALGYLPLTLTPGVVAMTVLAGVAGVFLAPAIACSFIVVDRHAPRGTVTEAFSWLVTTFGVGAAAGTAVAGPAVELGGTAWSFAVAGAGGVAALLVLLATGRVLAAPGHSAVAVRGSENDRNGAVEPGFSSGHQA, encoded by the coding sequence ATGGCCGCGGGATATCTGGACATCCTCCGGGCGCGGCACGCCGCCCGGCTGCTGACGGGCACCCTCGTGGGGCGGCTGCCGAACGGCACCGCACCCATCGCGATCGTGCTGTTCACCCGTGCGGAGGGCGGCAGCTACGCCCTCGCGGGCGCGCTCGCCGCGGTGTACGGGCTGGGCACGGCGGTCGGACAGCCCCTGCTGGGCCGCGCCGTGGACCTGTACGGCCAGCCGCGCGTCCAGCTGCCCGCCGCCGTCCTGTCCGCACTCGGCATGGCCCTGCTCGCCGTGGCGGGCTTCGGGTCGCTGCCGCTCGCCTATGGGGCCGTGGCCCTCGCGGGGGTGGCCACGCCGCCCCTGGAGGGCGGGCTGCGGGCCCTGTGGCCGACCGTCCTCGGCAGTGAGGACCGGGTGCACCGGGCGTACGCCATGGACGCGGTCGCCCAGGAGGTCATGTTCACGGTGGGGCCGCTGCTGGTGACCCTGCTGGTCTCCCTCTGGTCGCCCGCCGCCGCGCTGCTCGTCATCAACGCGATAGGGGTCCTGGGGGCGCTCTCGGTCGTCCTGTCCGAACCGTCCAGGACCTGGCGTTCCGCGCCGCGCGAGGCGCACTGGCTGGGTGCACTCCGCTCGCCGGGGCTGCTGGCCCTGCTCGGTTCCTTCTTCTTCGTCGGGCTGGCGCTGGGTTCCATCACGGTGGCGGGCGTGGCGTACGCCGACGACCAGGGCCGGGAGTCCGTCTACGGCTGGCTGATGGCCGCCCTGGGGCTCGGCGCGCTGATCGGCGGCGCGGTGTACGGGGCGCGGCAGTGGTCGGGGCCGCCCGAGCGCCGGCTGCGGGTGATCGTGGCGCTGCTCGCGCTCGGCTACCTGCCGCTGACGCTGACCCCCGGTGTGGTGGCGATGACCGTGCTGGCCGGCGTCGCCGGGGTGTTCCTGGCACCCGCGATCGCCTGCTCGTTCATCGTCGTCGACCGGCACGCCCCGAGGGGCACGGTGACGGAGGCGTTCTCCTGGCTCGTGACGACGTTCGGGGTGGGCGCGGCGGCCGGGACGGCCGTGGCGGGCCCGGCCGTGGAACTGGGCGGGACGGCATGGAGCTTCGCCGTCGCGGGGGCCGGTGGAGTGGCGGCGCTGCTGGTTCTGCTGGCCACCGGAAGGGTCCTCGCAGCTCCCGGGCATAGCGCTGTTGCGGTGCGAGGATCGGAAAATGATCGAAACGGTGCCGTCGAACCCGGTTTCAGCTCGGGCCATCAGGCGTAA
- a CDS encoding ubiquitin-like protein Pup, which produces MATKDTGGGQQKATRSTEGAEEQAQEAQASEDLKERQEKLSDDVDDVLDEIDDVLEENAEDFVRSFVQKGGE; this is translated from the coding sequence ATGGCGACCAAGGACACCGGCGGCGGACAGCAGAAGGCGACGCGTTCCACCGAGGGGGCCGAGGAGCAGGCGCAGGAAGCGCAGGCCTCCGAGGACCTCAAGGAGCGACAGGAGAAGCTGAGCGACGACGTCGACGACGTTCTCGACGAGATCGACGACGTCCTCGAGGAGAACGCAGAGGATTTCGTTCGCTCATTCGTGCAAAAGGGTGGCGAGTAA
- a CDS encoding ferredoxin: MTVQQDAPTGSETQDLEVWIDQDLCTGDGICVQYAPEVFELDIDGLAYVKSDGDELLQDKGATTPVPLPLLQDVVDSAKECPGDCIHVRRVSDRVEVFGPEAA, from the coding sequence ATGACCGTGCAGCAGGACGCTCCCACCGGCAGCGAGACGCAGGACCTGGAGGTCTGGATCGACCAGGACCTCTGCACGGGGGACGGCATCTGCGTGCAGTACGCGCCCGAGGTCTTCGAGCTGGACATCGACGGACTCGCCTATGTGAAGAGCGACGGGGACGAGCTGCTGCAGGACAAGGGGGCGACCACCCCGGTGCCGCTGCCGCTCCTCCAGGACGTGGTCGACTCGGCCAAGGAGTGCCCGGGCGACTGCATTCACGTACGACGCGTTTCGGACAGGGTCGAGGTCTTCGGTCCCGAGGCCGCCTGA
- a CDS encoding tRNA (adenine-N1)-methyltransferase: MSEPTGAARRRGPFKVGDQVQLTDPKGRHYTFTLEAGKNFHTHKGSFSHDELIGAPEGSVVRTTGNVVYLALRPLLPDYVLSMPRGAAVVYPKDAGQILAFGDIFPGARVVEAGVGSGALSTFLLRAIGEQGMLHSYERREDFAEIATQNVERYFGSPHPAWELTVGDLQDNLTDTDVDRVVLDMLAPWECLDAVSKALVPGGILCAYVATTTQLSRTVESIREIGCFAEPQPWESMIRNWHVEGLAVRPDHRMIGHTGFLVTARRLADGVQAPPRRRRPSKGAYGDDYDGPGSKSGPARD, encoded by the coding sequence ATGTCTGAACCGACCGGTGCCGCCCGCCGACGTGGGCCCTTCAAGGTCGGGGACCAGGTCCAGCTCACCGATCCCAAGGGACGCCACTACACCTTTACGCTCGAAGCCGGAAAGAACTTCCACACCCACAAGGGTTCTTTCTCGCACGACGAGCTGATCGGTGCTCCCGAGGGCAGTGTTGTCCGTACCACGGGGAACGTCGTCTATCTCGCGCTGCGCCCCCTGCTCCCCGACTACGTCCTGTCCATGCCCCGCGGCGCCGCCGTGGTCTACCCCAAGGACGCGGGGCAGATCCTGGCCTTCGGCGACATCTTCCCCGGCGCCCGTGTCGTGGAGGCCGGCGTGGGATCCGGCGCCCTCTCCACCTTCCTGCTCCGCGCCATCGGCGAGCAGGGGATGCTGCACTCCTACGAGCGCCGCGAGGACTTCGCCGAGATCGCCACACAGAACGTCGAGCGCTACTTCGGCAGTCCGCACCCCGCCTGGGAGCTCACCGTCGGCGACCTCCAGGACAACCTGACGGACACCGACGTCGACCGCGTCGTCCTGGACATGCTCGCGCCCTGGGAGTGCCTGGACGCCGTCTCCAAGGCGCTCGTCCCGGGCGGCATCCTCTGCGCGTACGTGGCGACCACCACCCAGCTCTCCCGGACGGTCGAGTCCATCCGTGAGATCGGCTGCTTCGCGGAACCGCAGCCCTGGGAGTCGATGATCCGCAACTGGCACGTCGAGGGTCTCGCCGTCCGCCCGGACCACCGGATGATCGGACACACCGGCTTCCTCGTCACCGCCCGCCGGCTGGCCGACGGGGTCCAGGCCCCGCCGCGCCGCCGCCGCCCCTCCAAGGGGGCCTACGGCGACGACTACGACGGCCCGGGCAGCAAGAGCGGCCCCGCCCGCGACTGA